The following are from one region of the Noviherbaspirillum sedimenti genome:
- a CDS encoding sensor domain-containing diguanylate cyclase, with translation MAYYSIADKCLLLEKINSTIELSTLLDLLGEQIDSLELLDGYLINLLDASGTALISRKVHFTSEYQFLENTYADYKIELTPDAANLSVKAYLQKQIIQADIVNATGEVKRLLGLWKLEDMAAIPLMAAESKQNSKLPGTIVLLKQQGKITHEILDIFDELVALFHAPLCNALEYAYLKDNQDRLEAAAAEQSRFLQFIVEMNNMTSPDRIYDMFAHELFHKLTFDMVGFFLLENEVLVSKKISITNPRYEARRAKWEQFLLSHPYQQNTTDGGISHTFMRNTPLLFPDVQKIKHLPMSSNDQATMKILGGVRTLLMVPIRHQNHPIGVLTFFTFVNTLDISESDLILLNNLSAFLGTAIINGRNYLLNLEQHREIERLNLVLQDKVKELAEQASTDKLTGLFNFRTFELELNRRINEFERHTDKAGLSIAVIDIDHFKKFNDAHGHNAGNVVLAGVAREIGKLVRKMDLACRYGGEEFVVILAKCDPEGIRLFAERVRTAIAGAVFDTDAGKLSVTVSVGCTTHQAEDTYESLFKRADHALYRAKENGRNRIETA, from the coding sequence GTGGCGTATTACTCCATTGCCGACAAATGCTTGCTGCTCGAAAAAATCAACAGCACCATAGAATTGTCCACCTTGCTGGATCTACTAGGTGAGCAAATTGACAGCCTAGAACTGCTGGACGGCTACCTGATCAACCTGCTCGATGCAAGCGGCACGGCCCTGATCAGCAGGAAAGTCCACTTCACCAGCGAATACCAATTCCTGGAAAATACCTACGCTGACTACAAGATTGAGTTGACACCAGACGCGGCGAATCTCAGCGTCAAGGCCTACCTGCAAAAACAAATCATCCAGGCCGATATCGTCAATGCAACGGGCGAAGTCAAACGCCTGCTCGGCCTGTGGAAGCTGGAAGACATGGCCGCCATTCCACTGATGGCGGCGGAAAGCAAACAGAACAGCAAACTGCCTGGCACCATCGTTTTATTGAAACAGCAAGGAAAGATCACCCACGAAATACTGGACATATTCGATGAATTAGTCGCGCTGTTTCATGCGCCGCTGTGCAATGCGCTGGAATATGCCTATCTCAAAGATAATCAAGACCGTCTCGAAGCTGCTGCGGCAGAACAATCCCGCTTCCTGCAATTCATCGTCGAGATGAATAACATGACATCGCCCGATCGCATTTACGACATGTTTGCACATGAGTTGTTTCACAAGCTGACGTTCGACATGGTCGGGTTTTTCCTGCTTGAAAATGAAGTATTGGTCAGCAAGAAAATTTCCATCACCAATCCGCGTTATGAGGCGCGCCGGGCAAAATGGGAACAATTCCTGCTTTCGCATCCTTATCAGCAAAACACCACGGATGGCGGCATATCGCACACATTCATGCGCAATACGCCACTGCTTTTTCCTGATGTGCAAAAGATAAAGCATCTGCCGATGTCCAGTAATGACCAGGCAACCATGAAGATCCTGGGTGGGGTGCGCACCCTGCTGATGGTTCCGATCCGCCACCAGAACCATCCCATCGGTGTCCTCACTTTCTTTACTTTTGTGAATACTCTGGACATTTCCGAATCGGATTTAATCCTGCTGAACAATCTGTCCGCTTTTCTTGGCACAGCCATCATCAACGGTCGTAATTATCTACTCAACCTGGAACAGCACCGCGAAATCGAACGCCTGAACCTTGTCTTGCAAGACAAGGTCAAGGAACTGGCAGAACAGGCCTCTACCGACAAGTTGACCGGCCTCTTCAACTTCCGCACCTTTGAACTGGAACTGAATCGTCGTATCAACGAATTCGAACGTCACACAGATAAAGCCGGCCTGTCGATTGCCGTGATCGACATCGACCATTTCAAGAAATTCAACGATGCCCACGGGCACAATGCCGGCAATGTGGTTCTGGCCGGCGTCGCCCGCGAAATTGGCAAGCTGGTGCGCAAAATGGATCTTGCCTGCCGTTACGGTGGCGAAGAATTTGTCGTGATCCTTGCCAAATGCGACCCCGAGGGCATCCGCTTATTTGCCGAGCGGGTGCGCACGGCAATCGCCGGCGCGGTTTTCGACACCGATGCCGGAAAATTATCGGTCACGGTCAGCGTCGGCTGCACGACGCACCAAGCTGAAGACACTTACGAATCCCTGTTCAAACGTGCCGACCATGCCTTGTACCGTGCCAAGGAAAACGGCCGCAACCGGATTGAAACCGCCTGA
- the epsL gene encoding XrtB/PEP-CTERM-associated polysaccharide biosynthesis outer membrane protein EpsL, with translation MMFKQSTARLPVSRRQRLLPLLIIPGMTLAALAQAQTQAAGEGDVVRVHVGISATHEDNILGTSNAAIAAGAPKLSDTARRVEAGLIFDKTISQQRLTASLNLDRTSFNRFSNLDYNGRDIRANWNWHAGKHLEGNLGATHVRALTSVQDSLTVTGLPSQLPNVRTQDRQYFDASWRLHPSWRLRGGLSHYELDYAQTGPQVANRTVNDGEVGVDYLARSGSSIGLQYRHAEGEFQFSPLNDYSQDEIKGRVDWKLTGKTDLLFLAGWVQRDNDLAPANDFSGFNGRVNATWRATGKTTVNASLWREIGALDDQTASYSLNRGISLGAGWEITQQLRLDGYYQHERRDYTPANLARKDRVNYGSLQLSYYPIRKLRIQTAVYRTAQGSDVAANAYRNVGVSLGTRYEF, from the coding sequence ATGATGTTCAAGCAATCAACAGCACGTTTGCCGGTATCGCGCCGTCAGCGCTTGCTGCCACTACTCATTATTCCCGGAATGACGCTCGCCGCGCTGGCTCAGGCACAGACCCAGGCGGCAGGCGAGGGCGATGTCGTGCGCGTGCATGTCGGGATTTCCGCAACCCATGAGGACAATATTCTTGGCACCAGTAATGCCGCGATTGCCGCCGGCGCGCCCAAGCTTTCCGATACGGCGCGGCGGGTGGAAGCGGGGTTGATTTTCGACAAAACCATCAGCCAGCAACGGCTCACTGCCAGCCTCAACCTCGATCGCACCAGCTTCAATCGTTTCAGCAATCTGGATTACAACGGCCGGGATATTCGCGCTAACTGGAACTGGCATGCAGGCAAGCATCTTGAAGGCAATCTGGGTGCCACCCATGTGCGCGCCCTGACTTCCGTCCAGGATAGCCTGACCGTGACAGGCTTGCCGTCACAATTGCCCAACGTGCGCACGCAGGACCGCCAGTACTTCGACGCCAGCTGGCGCCTGCATCCGAGCTGGCGCTTGCGCGGCGGCTTGAGCCATTATGAGCTCGACTATGCGCAAACCGGGCCGCAGGTGGCCAATCGCACGGTCAATGACGGCGAAGTCGGCGTCGATTACCTTGCCCGCAGCGGCAGCAGCATCGGCCTGCAATACCGTCATGCCGAGGGTGAGTTTCAGTTCAGCCCGCTGAACGATTATTCCCAGGATGAAATCAAGGGCCGGGTCGACTGGAAACTGACCGGCAAGACGGACCTGCTGTTCCTTGCCGGCTGGGTACAGCGTGACAACGATCTGGCGCCCGCCAATGACTTTTCAGGTTTTAATGGACGCGTCAACGCCACCTGGCGCGCGACCGGCAAAACCACGGTCAATGCCAGCCTCTGGCGGGAAATCGGCGCGCTCGATGACCAGACCGCTTCTTATTCACTCAATCGCGGCATCAGCCTTGGGGCGGGCTGGGAAATTACGCAGCAGCTGCGGCTGGATGGATATTACCAGCATGAACGCCGCGACTACACCCCGGCCAATCTGGCGCGCAAGGACCGCGTCAATTATGGTTCGTTGCAGCTGTCGTATTATCCGATCCGCAAGCTGCGCATCCAGACTGCAGTCTATCGTACCGCGCAAGGCTCGGATGTGGCGGCAAATGCCTATCGTAATGTCGGTGTCAGCCTGGGCACCCGTTACGAATTTTAA
- the epsE gene encoding polysaccharide export protein EpsE, whose translation MKSYFKWILALLISLIVSSAGAADIELGSGDTLRISVYGHPDLSLETRVSESGNISYPLIGEVKVSGLSPAAAEKKISGMLERGGYLRNPQVNIAIAQNQSQQVSVLGQVARPGRYPVDGRRSLTEILALAGGTTPDAGDTITLVRTRNGKAIKENLDIQDMVKNGDMQKNLQLKTNDVIFVERAPRFYIYGEVQHPGTYKLERNMTVIQALSVGGGLSPRGTDRGVRLKRRDADGTLREITARHEDIVQMDDVVYVRESLF comes from the coding sequence ATGAAAAGCTATTTCAAATGGATATTGGCCTTACTTATCTCGCTAATCGTCAGTTCGGCAGGGGCCGCCGATATCGAGCTCGGTTCAGGCGATACGTTGCGGATCAGTGTATATGGACATCCGGATCTTTCTTTGGAAACCCGGGTTTCGGAATCCGGCAACATTTCCTATCCCCTGATCGGCGAAGTGAAGGTGAGTGGACTGTCGCCGGCGGCGGCAGAGAAGAAAATTTCCGGGATGCTTGAACGCGGCGGCTATCTGCGCAACCCGCAAGTCAATATCGCCATCGCCCAGAACCAGAGCCAGCAAGTCTCTGTACTGGGGCAGGTGGCGCGGCCGGGACGCTATCCGGTCGATGGCAGGCGCAGTCTGACGGAAATCCTGGCATTGGCGGGCGGGACGACGCCCGACGCCGGCGATACGATCACCCTGGTGCGCACCCGCAATGGCAAGGCCATCAAGGAAAACCTCGACATCCAGGATATGGTCAAGAACGGCGACATGCAGAAAAATCTGCAGCTCAAGACCAATGATGTCATTTTTGTCGAGCGTGCACCGCGCTTCTATATCTATGGCGAAGTCCAGCATCCCGGCACTTACAAGCTCGAGCGCAACATGACCGTCATCCAGGCACTGTCGGTGGGCGGCGGCCTGAGTCCGCGCGGCACCGATCGCGGCGTGCGCCTGAAACGCCGTGACGCCGATGGCACCTTGCGCGAGATCACGGCAAGACACGAGGATATCGTGCAAATGGACGATGTCGTTTATGTACGGGAAAGCCTGTTTTGA
- a CDS encoding EpsD family peptidyl-prolyl cis-trans isomerase, whose product MVFSSALGACGKFDLPGAAVARVNGKAITEYQFGNELLRTSTGPTDAGRTQVLQKLIDRQLLQAEAQRHSIDRDPHVMSAIESAKAQILAEAYLQSRLAYVPAPSRDEIAAYFHRHPEQFAKRTLFHLKEMALPSTQLTGELQSVLDQARTLEDIAAWLDGRRVLYTQARQTRSSADMPAALLARMQDMQAGQMAVVREGDSASLFAIMAIEPSPVTLATATPQIERILQSQKARELGQAELSRLRLSARVEYANGAGAPLARMQGSATLADTEKFVSQSGVQQHAAQ is encoded by the coding sequence GTGGTGTTTTCGTCTGCCTTGGGTGCTTGCGGGAAATTCGATTTGCCCGGCGCAGCTGTGGCAAGGGTAAACGGCAAGGCAATCACCGAATACCAGTTCGGCAATGAACTTCTGCGCACCAGCACCGGGCCGACCGATGCCGGCCGCACGCAGGTATTGCAGAAATTAATTGATCGCCAGTTGTTGCAGGCCGAAGCCCAACGTCACAGCATCGACCGCGATCCACACGTCATGTCAGCGATCGAAAGCGCCAAAGCGCAAATCCTGGCCGAGGCATATCTCCAGAGCAGGCTTGCGTATGTCCCGGCACCGTCGCGCGATGAAATCGCCGCCTATTTCCACAGGCACCCGGAGCAATTTGCAAAACGCACACTGTTTCACCTGAAAGAAATGGCCTTGCCATCCACGCAGCTCACCGGCGAATTGCAGAGCGTACTGGATCAGGCCCGAACGCTGGAAGATATTGCCGCATGGCTGGATGGCCGGCGGGTACTCTATACGCAAGCACGGCAAACACGCAGTTCCGCCGACATGCCGGCGGCCCTGCTGGCCAGGATGCAGGACATGCAAGCCGGGCAGATGGCGGTAGTCAGGGAAGGCGACAGCGCATCGCTGTTCGCCATTATGGCGATCGAGCCCAGCCCGGTGACGCTCGCGACCGCGACGCCGCAAATCGAGCGCATCTTGCAAAGTCAAAAGGCGCGCGAACTTGGCCAGGCAGAATTGTCGCGGCTGCGGCTCAGCGCGCGAGTCGAATATGCGAACGGTGCAGGCGCACCGCTCGCGCGAATGCAGGGCAGCGCGACGCTTGCCGACACAGAAAAGTTTGTCAGTCAGTCCGGGGTGCAACAGCACGCGGCGCAGTGA
- a CDS encoding lipopolysaccharide biosynthesis protein — translation MKSPAPDIAGIDTMNTSPYSRENVRRGVTHYLLGRGMSAAAGFVTVILLVRHMEMPAYAGYTAILGFCGLAGMLAGLGLERALVRFIPEGVMHHPGPLLARFIWIACAARLAVMVLLIGALWLSWPVLAGRVAGLALAPDFPLALAFVLLSSATFQLFSAVMQALVQQKILTRVLVVQWGGRLLLILALLAGHAGITLEQALWLMALPDGIGALILAWAIHRYMASQGSGTIAAPGNATPWPPWAQVRKLARDNYGYNLLAALPQNTSMIILAAVFLTAPFVAVYGFYIHLLERFKQYLPLQFMLNLAEPVLIAGFVRDGDFGRLSHHSRLLYKCNLLLLMPGLAWIAAIAQPLTHVLTAGKYTEHAWILPLLILQLALGGHATIMQIMINAVGKSGILTISGCLALAAMALAIGVALASGQYAWLVAAPLAYELVNNLVAVGLLGKHGWHYDLQWGFHGKLLLATLGAWLGAMFASAQVASPLGQVLLAGVVALALFGLGATLLRLADPREFQTVRDMLKRKQGPAGAFAGGTDSPAGGKP, via the coding sequence ATGAAAAGCCCGGCCCCGGACATCGCTGGCATCGATACAATGAATACCTCGCCGTATTCGCGGGAAAACGTGCGCCGCGGCGTGACACATTACCTGCTGGGGCGCGGCATGTCGGCTGCCGCAGGATTTGTTACGGTGATCCTGCTGGTACGGCACATGGAGATGCCGGCTTATGCTGGTTACACTGCGATTCTGGGATTCTGCGGCCTGGCTGGCATGCTGGCCGGACTGGGGTTGGAACGGGCGCTGGTCCGCTTCATTCCCGAAGGCGTGATGCATCATCCTGGGCCCTTGCTGGCGCGCTTCATCTGGATTGCCTGCGCCGCACGCCTTGCAGTGATGGTCTTGCTGATTGGCGCGTTGTGGCTGTCGTGGCCCGTGCTCGCAGGGCGCGTTGCCGGGCTGGCACTGGCGCCGGATTTTCCGCTGGCGCTGGCCTTTGTCTTGCTGAGCAGCGCGACGTTCCAGTTGTTTTCCGCAGTGATGCAGGCGCTGGTGCAGCAAAAAATCCTGACGCGGGTGCTGGTGGTGCAATGGGGCGGTCGCCTGCTCCTGATTCTGGCACTCCTCGCCGGCCATGCCGGCATCACGCTGGAACAGGCCTTGTGGCTGATGGCGCTGCCTGATGGTATCGGCGCCCTGATTCTGGCGTGGGCCATTCATCGCTACATGGCAAGCCAGGGCAGCGGGACGATAGCGGCCCCCGGCAATGCCACGCCATGGCCGCCATGGGCGCAGGTACGCAAGCTGGCGCGCGACAACTATGGCTACAATCTACTGGCCGCGCTGCCGCAAAACACCTCGATGATCATCCTTGCCGCGGTTTTCCTGACGGCGCCTTTTGTCGCCGTGTATGGCTTTTACATTCATTTGCTTGAGCGGTTCAAGCAATACCTGCCGCTGCAATTCATGCTCAATCTGGCCGAGCCGGTGCTCATCGCGGGTTTTGTCCGTGACGGCGATTTCGGCCGTCTGAGCCACCACAGCCGGCTGCTTTATAAATGCAACCTGCTCCTGCTAATGCCCGGCCTGGCATGGATTGCCGCCATCGCGCAGCCATTGACGCATGTTCTGACTGCAGGAAAATATACCGAGCATGCCTGGATACTGCCGCTGCTGATCCTGCAACTCGCCTTGGGTGGCCACGCCACCATCATGCAAATCATGATCAATGCCGTTGGTAAAAGCGGGATTTTGACGATCTCGGGCTGCCTGGCACTGGCTGCAATGGCACTGGCAATCGGCGTGGCCCTCGCCAGCGGGCAGTATGCCTGGCTGGTTGCGGCACCGCTGGCCTATGAACTGGTGAACAATCTGGTGGCGGTTGGCTTGCTCGGCAAACATGGCTGGCATTATGACCTGCAATGGGGTTTTCACGGAAAATTACTGTTGGCAACCCTGGGCGCATGGCTGGGTGCCATGTTCGCCAGTGCGCAAGTTGCATCACCGCTGGGGCAGGTCTTGCTGGCTGGCGTGGTGGCATTGGCGCTTTTCGGCTTGGGGGCCACGCTGTTGCGTCTCGCCGATCCGCGCGAATTCCAGACCGTGCGTGACATGCTGAAACGCAAGCAAGGGCCAGCGGGGGCATTCGCCGGTGGCACGGATTCGCCGGCGGGAGGCAAGCCGTGA
- a CDS encoding undecaprenyl-phosphate glucose phosphotransferase — MRDILIDNSSRLEFSMRLVDVFAIVGAANLAGAMHFLGPLDSVAPIHPMLMYFCGALAFFLFPLLGVYASWRGRPMLTMTGQLAAAWAAILLIGLFFSFLIHHAGNVSRIWMFYWYFVGLVLLVCYRLLLYSTLRLLRKMGLNNKRVVIVGYGITGQEMHRRAQQQDWYGYDVSGIHVDEQDAHQLRDPAIDRIDNLEDIPEYVLKKQIHEIWITLPLAASAKMQQLQHLLRNALVDIRWVPDTIGLHMLSNRMIDFLGVTAIDLNCPVSSGVGGLFKAIFDRMFALVTLILLIPLFIVLAIGIKISSPGPVFFKQPRLGLNGKKIDVYKFRSMKVHLETGVVTQASRNDPRVTPFGHFLRRTSLDELPQFINVLRGDMSVVGPRPHALQHNDKYKDLLELYMLRHRVKPGITGWAQIHGHRGETDTVEKMRKRLQFDLYYIRNWSFLMDMKIIIWTTFKGWSGNNAY; from the coding sequence ATGCGCGACATACTGATCGACAATTCGTCCCGACTGGAATTTTCCATGCGCTTGGTGGATGTATTTGCCATCGTGGGCGCCGCCAACTTGGCGGGCGCAATGCATTTTCTCGGACCATTGGATTCGGTTGCGCCGATCCATCCGATGCTGATGTATTTTTGCGGCGCACTGGCTTTTTTCCTGTTTCCCCTGCTTGGCGTCTATGCCTCATGGCGCGGCCGGCCAATGCTGACCATGACAGGGCAACTTGCGGCTGCCTGGGCCGCGATCTTGTTGATAGGCCTGTTTTTCAGTTTCCTGATCCATCATGCCGGCAATGTTTCCCGGATATGGATGTTCTATTGGTATTTTGTTGGCCTTGTACTGCTGGTTTGTTATCGGCTTCTGCTTTATTCGACCTTGCGTCTGTTGCGCAAAATGGGGCTGAACAACAAGCGTGTGGTCATCGTCGGCTATGGCATAACCGGACAGGAAATGCATCGGCGGGCGCAACAGCAGGACTGGTATGGTTATGATGTCAGTGGCATCCATGTCGACGAACAGGATGCGCACCAATTGCGCGACCCGGCGATCGACCGCATCGACAATCTTGAGGACATTCCCGAGTACGTGCTGAAAAAACAGATCCATGAAATCTGGATTACCCTGCCCTTGGCGGCGTCGGCCAAGATGCAACAGTTGCAGCATTTGCTGCGCAATGCGCTGGTGGATATTCGCTGGGTGCCCGACACTATCGGGCTCCACATGCTCAGCAACCGCATGATCGATTTTCTGGGTGTTACGGCAATCGACCTGAATTGCCCGGTTTCCAGCGGCGTCGGCGGCTTGTTCAAGGCAATTTTCGACAGGATGTTTGCCCTGGTCACACTGATATTGCTGATTCCGCTCTTCATCGTGCTAGCCATCGGCATCAAGATTTCCTCGCCGGGGCCGGTCTTTTTCAAGCAACCGCGCCTGGGATTGAATGGCAAAAAAATCGATGTCTACAAATTCCGCAGCATGAAAGTGCATCTGGAAACCGGCGTAGTGACCCAGGCCAGTCGCAATGACCCCCGCGTTACCCCCTTTGGGCACTTCCTGCGCAGAACCAGCCTCGATGAGCTGCCGCAGTTCATTAACGTCTTGCGGGGCGACATGTCCGTCGTTGGCCCGAGACCGCATGCCTTGCAACACAATGACAAATACAAGGATTTGCTGGAACTGTATATGCTGCGCCACCGCGTCAAGCCTGGGATTACCGGTTGGGCCCAGATCCACGGCCATAGAGGTGAAACCGACACAGTCGAAAAGATGCGCAAGCGGCTCCAGTTTGACCTCTATTACATCCGCAACTGGTCGTTTTTAATGGACATGAAAATTATAATTTGGACAACTTTCAAGGGTTGGAGCGGCAATAATGCCTATTAA
- the epsF gene encoding chain length determinant protein EpsF, with product MNFYQFLQILRGRRKIILLTLIVTVLTAFTVSLLQSKVYKSTTSLVLNYRGVDPVNGASLPAQLLPGYMATQVDIIASKNVALKVVDELKLDQGAEVREQFQDAMQGRGSIRDWLAGLLLKNLEVLPSRESSVIDITFKGADPRFAASVANAFASAYQKTGVQLKAEPLKKVSGFFNDQAKLLRQNLEEAQNRLSKYQQEKGIVNADTRLDVETNRLNDLSSQLVLAQAQMLEATSRRSGALGSAGNSPDVVSNSLIQTLKAELARAEARFSQSTQNLGRNHPQYLASQAEVGKLRSELNAQTAAISQSVANNARILQQREAELRTAFDQQKTKVLELNRARDEITMLAREVENAQRAYDTTTQRFTQTSIEGQANQTDVAVLNVAVPPTSPAGPKVLLNTLLAALLGTALGVAIGVLAEMADRRVRTVNDLVDVLDAPVLGVIDWSRRGHDRFSTPRLGMQRPALAN from the coding sequence ATGAATTTCTACCAGTTCCTGCAGATCCTCCGTGGTCGCCGCAAAATCATTCTTTTGACGCTGATCGTGACGGTGCTGACGGCTTTTACCGTCAGTCTGCTACAGTCCAAAGTATATAAAAGCACTACCTCCCTGGTACTCAATTACCGTGGCGTCGATCCTGTTAACGGTGCGTCCTTGCCGGCGCAGCTGCTGCCTGGATACATGGCGACGCAGGTAGATATCATCGCCAGCAAAAACGTCGCATTGAAGGTGGTCGATGAACTCAAGCTGGATCAGGGGGCGGAAGTCAGGGAGCAATTCCAGGATGCGATGCAGGGGCGGGGCTCGATCCGGGACTGGCTGGCCGGCTTGTTGCTGAAAAACCTGGAAGTGTTGCCATCCCGTGAAAGCAGCGTGATCGACATCACTTTCAAGGGAGCCGATCCCAGATTTGCTGCTTCGGTCGCCAACGCCTTTGCCAGCGCCTACCAGAAAACCGGTGTGCAGCTGAAGGCGGAACCTTTGAAAAAGGTTTCCGGCTTCTTCAATGACCAGGCCAAGCTGTTGCGGCAAAACCTGGAGGAAGCGCAAAACCGGCTCTCGAAATACCAGCAGGAAAAGGGGATCGTCAATGCCGATACGCGCCTGGATGTGGAAACCAACCGCCTGAACGACTTGTCGAGCCAACTGGTCCTGGCCCAGGCGCAGATGCTGGAAGCGACATCCCGCCGCAGCGGCGCACTGGGCAGCGCCGGCAATTCGCCCGATGTGGTCAGCAACTCGCTGATACAAACCTTGAAGGCCGAGCTGGCACGCGCCGAGGCAAGATTTTCGCAATCCACGCAAAACCTCGGGCGTAATCATCCACAATATCTTGCATCCCAGGCAGAAGTGGGGAAGTTGCGTTCCGAACTGAATGCCCAGACCGCGGCGATTTCCCAAAGCGTTGCCAACAATGCGCGCATCCTGCAGCAGCGCGAAGCCGAATTGCGCACGGCATTTGACCAGCAAAAAACCAAAGTCCTTGAATTGAACCGCGCGCGGGATGAAATCACCATGCTGGCGCGCGAAGTGGAAAATGCCCAGCGCGCCTACGATACGACTACCCAGCGCTTCACCCAGACCAGCATCGAAGGGCAAGCCAACCAGACTGATGTTGCAGTATTGAACGTGGCCGTGCCGCCGACCTCGCCGGCTGGCCCGAAAGTATTACTCAATACCCTGCTGGCGGCGCTGCTGGGAACGGCGCTGGGGGTCGCCATCGGCGTGCTGGCAGAAATGGCGGACCGGCGCGTGCGCACGGTCAATGACCTGGTCGATGTGCTCGATGCGCCGGTGCTTGGTGTAATCGATTGGAGCCGGCGCGGTCACGACCGATTCAGCACGCCTCGTCTGGGCATGCAGCGTCCCGCGCTGGCGAATTAA
- the epsG gene encoding chain length determinant protein tyrosine kinase EpsG — MNQRVPPMATLPVSINQDSTMGRILLDQGKITATDTERILRLQREQGMRFGEAAQSLGLITEADVSQVLANQFGFPYLHPGQGDYSQDLIAAYEPFSDEAEMLRGVRGQLVQRWFANGRNALVIVSIGQDEGASMFTANLGVVFAQLGEPTLIVDANMRDPRQHEIFRIKGRQGLSEILAGRCGMHAICRVEHFEDLSILPAGTIPPNPQELLFRPSFLELQENLRRHFKTILIDVPALSIGADALAIAASVGGVLLVARKDGTYLADLGTVREKLKRNGVEVVGSVLLDF, encoded by the coding sequence ATGAATCAGCGAGTTCCTCCAATGGCGACCCTGCCGGTGTCCATCAATCAGGATTCGACGATGGGACGTATCCTGCTCGACCAGGGGAAAATAACCGCGACCGATACCGAGCGCATCTTGCGCCTGCAGCGCGAACAAGGCATGCGCTTCGGCGAGGCCGCCCAATCGCTGGGATTGATTACGGAAGCCGACGTCAGCCAGGTATTGGCGAACCAGTTCGGTTTTCCTTACCTGCATCCGGGACAGGGCGATTATTCGCAGGACCTGATCGCCGCTTATGAGCCGTTCAGCGATGAAGCGGAAATGTTGCGCGGGGTGCGCGGCCAGCTGGTGCAGCGCTGGTTCGCCAACGGCCGCAACGCCCTGGTCATCGTCAGCATCGGCCAGGATGAAGGGGCCAGCATGTTTACTGCCAATCTGGGCGTGGTGTTCGCGCAGCTGGGTGAGCCGACGCTGATCGTCGATGCCAATATGCGTGATCCGCGGCAGCACGAGATTTTCCGCATCAAGGGCAGGCAAGGCCTGTCGGAAATTTTGGCGGGGCGTTGCGGCATGCACGCGATCTGTCGGGTGGAACATTTTGAAGACTTGTCCATCCTGCCCGCCGGAACCATCCCGCCCAATCCGCAGGAATTGTTGTTCCGGCCCAGTTTCCTTGAATTGCAGGAAAATTTGCGGCGGCATTTCAAGACCATCCTGATCGATGTGCCGGCGCTTTCCATTGGTGCCGACGCACTGGCGATTGCTGCCAGCGTCGGCGGCGTACTGCTGGTCGCACGCAAGGACGGGACCTATCTGGCGGACCTCGGCACCGTGCGCGAAAAGTTGAAGCGTAACGGCGTCGAAGTCGTCGGGTCGGTGCTGCTCGACTTCTAG